The genomic DNA CTGATGGCGCCGGGGTTCGTGGCCGACGTCGAGAGGATCGTCGCCAAGGCGGGGCTGACCAAGGTCACCCGGGTCATCGAGGGCGGCGCCACGCGCAACGAGACCACCGAGCGGGCCATCCGCGCCCTCGGCGAGGGGCTCGCGGAGGGCGAGGACCCCAACGTCCTCTTCCACGACGCCGTACGCCCCCTGCTGTCACAGCGCGTGATCGAGGACTGCGTGGCCGCCCTCGACCGCTACCGGGCCGTGGACGTCGCCATCCCCTCCGCCGACACGATCATCGTGACGCGCACCCACGGCGAGGACGGCGAGTTCATCACGGACGTGCCGGACCGCTCCCGGCTGCGCCGCGGCCAGACCCCGCAGGCGTTCAAGCTGTCCACGATCCGCAGGGCGTACGAGATCGCCGCCGGCGACCCGAACTTCCAGGCCACCGACGACTGCTCGGTCGTGCTCAGGTACCTGCCGGACGTGCCGATCCACGTCGTGCCCGGCGACGAGTACAACATGAAGGTGACGCAGCCCGTCGACGTCTTCATCGCCGACAAGCTGTTCCAGCTCGCCTCCACCGCCGCCCCCGCCCAGGCCGGCGAGGACGCGTACCGCGAGCGCCTCGCCGGCCGGACGCTCGTCGTCTTCGGCGGCTCGTACGGCATCGGCGCCGACATCGCCGCCCTCGCCGAGCGGTACGGCGCCCGCGTCTACGCGCTCGGCCGCTCCACCACCGGCACCCACGTCGAGAACCCGCAGCACGTCGAGGCCGCGCTGGCCAGGGCGTACGCCGAGACGGGCCGTGTCGACCACGTCATCAACACGGCCGGCGTCCTGCGCATCGGAAAGCTCGCGGAAACCGACGGCGCCACCATTCAGGAAGCGCTGAACGTCAATTACCTGGCACCGGTGCAGATCGCCCGCGCGTCCTACAAGTACCTGGTGGAGACCAAGGGGCAGCTTCTTCTCTACACGTCTTCCAGCTACACCCGGGGGCGCGCCGAGTACAGCCTCTATTCATCGACCAAGGCGGCGATGGTGAATCTCACGCAGGCACTGGCCGACGAATGGGCGGCTGACGGAATCCGGGTGAATTGCGTGAATCCCGAGCGCACCGCGACCCCCATGCGGACCAGGGCGTTCGGCCGGGAACCCGCCGGGACGCTGCTCTCCTCCGAGGCCGTCGCCCGCACCTCTCTGGACGTCCTCCTCTCCGACCTGACCGGCCACGTCGTCGACGTGCGGCAGCAGGACCCGACCCGTGCGGCGGGCGAGGCGTCCGGTTTCGAACAGGCCCTGGCGGCCGTCCTGGACCGTCAGGAAGATGTGTAATACTCACGGAATGTGAATTCTCGGGCCCCCGCATCGGCGAGAGATCGCAAATGCGGGGGCCTGCTCCGTGGAGCTCCGCCCGCACGGAGACGAACACCCCGTGAAACAACCGGCATCCCCGTCTGGAGCAGGTTTTACGTGATTTCGACCGTCATTCGACTGGCCCGAGTGGGCAGCGGGTCGGAGCTGGCCGCGGCAGTCCTCCTGGGACTCGGGTTCCCCTGTGCCGTGCTCGCCGCGCTGGTCCCGGACGTCCGGCTGTTCGCGGGAGCCGCCGCGGTCACCTACGCCGCCGACTGGTACCTGCACCAGAAGAAGAGCTACCTGGTCGACCGGCTCAACAGCGTCCGCGCCGGCCTGCCGATCCGCTTCCTGCTGCGCCAACTGCTGCTGATCCTGCTCCTCGCCCGCGAGAACCTCGCGGAGCAGCCGCTGTTCTACGCCGCGGTCGCCTGCTTCCTCCTCTTCTACGGCCTCCAGGCCCCGCACGGCGCGCTCACCACCCTCATCAGGCTGCGCCGCACCCTGCCGGTCGTCACCCGCAACGTCGACCTGCACGGCGTGCGCATCCCGGACGCCCCGCCGCACGCCCTGCTGCACCGGGCCGGCGAGAAGATGCTCCACCTCGACCTGCCCGCCGTCGCCGGCGTCGTCGCCGCCGCCGCCACCGGCCGTCCCGTCCTCGGGTACGCGGGCACCGCCGCCACGCTGGTCCTCGGCGTCCTCTACGTCCTGCTGCTCGTCCCCTACGTGCGCCGCAAGCACCGCGTCCCGGGCGCCGGCACCGTCCTCAAGGCCGTCGACACCTGGCTGCGCGAGTACCAGCCGACCGTCGCGCTGTACTTCTCCGGCTCCGACGAGGCGGCCTACCAGGTCAACATGTGGCTGAACACGATGGAGCGGGTCGACGGGCGGCCGATCGTCGTCATGCGCGAGCCGAACCTCGTCCCGAGGCTGAACGACACGGCCGTGCCCGTCCTGTGCATTCCGGGCGGCCAGCACACGATGGCCCGCGACTGGTCGACGCTCCGCGTCGTCCTGTACCCGGCCAACGCCGGCAAGAACATCCACATGCTGCGCGTGCCGACCGCGAAGCACGCCTTCATCGGCCACGGCGACAGCGACAAGCTCGCCAGCGTCAACCCCTTCTCCAAGGCGTACGACGAGGTGTGGACCGCGGGCCGGGCCGGCCGCGACCGGTACGCCCTCGCCGACGTCGGTGTCCGCGACGAGGACGTCGTCGAGGTCGGCCGCCCCCAGCTCGCCCCCATCCGGCGCTGGACGGGCACGCCGAAGAACCCCGTCCCGACCATCCTGTACGCCCCCACCTGGGAGGGCTGGGACGGCGACCCCGGCAACACCTCGCTGCTCCTCGCCGGCGAGAACATCGTCAGGCGGCTGCTGGACGCGCCGGACCCGGTCCGCGTCGTCTACAAGCCGCACCCCTTCACCGGCCTCGTCGACAGGAGGGCCAAGGCCGTCGACGAGCGGATCCGCACGATGGTCGCCGAGGCAGCGGCCCGCCGCGCCGCCGACCCGCGCTGGGCGCGCGAGGCGGACGCGGCGCGGGCCGGGCAGGCCGCCGCCCGTGCCGAGCTGACCCGCGTCGAGGCCCGTCTCGCCGCGCTCTCCGACCCCGGCCGGAAGGGTGCCGACGAGGCCGAGACGTCCCGCGTCTCACTCGCCGACCCGCACCGCATCGCCGTGCTCAGGCGGCTGCGCGCCGAGTGGAACGACGCCTACTGGCGCTCGTTCGGCTGGTGGGAGCATCGCGTCGTCACCGGCGCCCGGCCCCACCTGTACGACTGCTTCAACGAGGCGGACGGCCTGGTCTCCGACATCTCCAGCGTCGTCTCCGACTTCATCGCCAGCGGCAAGCCCTACGCGGTGGCGGACTCCGCCGGGCTCGGCGAGGAGGAGTTCCGGCGGCAGAACACCGCCGTCCGGGCCGCGGTCGTCCTGTCCAACGACGCCGCCGAGCTCGGCGAGCTGCTCGCCGCCGTCGCCGACCCGGCCGCCGACCGGACGGCCGGGGAGCGGCGCGCCCTGAAGCAGTACCTGCTCGGCCCCGACGAGCCCACCGCCACGGAGCGGTTCGACACCGCCGTGCGCGCGCTGGCCGCCAGGGCGGAGGCGCGCAACACGGCCGTCGCCCAGCGCCTCGCCGGACGGACCGTCGGCGGAGCGGACCGCGAGGACGACGCGGTGCCGATGGGCGCCGGGGACGACGATCCGGGAGCCGCCGCGGCGGCGAGGGACTCCGCCGAGCCGACGGTGGTCGGCTGACCGCGGCGGGGTGCGGCGCGGCCTCCGTCCGCCGCGGTGCCGGGCGGCCCGCGCCGCACCCCGGTGGGCGCGGACGGCCCGCCGTGGCGGGGCCGGGAGCGCCGCGGCGCGCCCCGGGACCCGTCCGCGAACCCGTCCGCCGGATGGCACAGGTGCGCGCGGGTTCGCCCGGCTGGCATAGATTCGCCATGTGACAACGGCAAGGCAGTACGTGGCGGAAGCCCGCAGGGTCGTCGTGAAGGTCGGCTCGTCCTCCCTGACCACCGCCTCGGGCGGCCTCGACGCGGACCGGGTCGACGCGCTCGTCGACGTGCTCGCCAAGGCGCGCGGCCAGGACGGGCGGGAGATCGTCCTCGTGTCGTCCGGCGCCATCGCCGCCGGCCTCGCACCGCTCGGTCTCGGCCGCCGTCCCGGGGACCTCGCCCGGCAGCAGGCCGCCGCCAGCGTCGGCCAGGGCCTGCTCGTGGCCCGCTACACCGCGTCCTTCGCCCGCTACGGCGTACGCGTCGGCCAGATCCTGCTCACCGGTGACGACACGAGCCGCCGCGCCCACTACCGCAACGCGTACCGGACACTGGAGCAGCTCCTGGCGATGGGCGCCCTGCCGATCGTCAACGAGAACGACACGGTCGCCACGGACGAGATCCGGTTCGGCGACAACGACCGGCTCGCCGCGCTCGTCGCCCACCTCGTCCGCGCCGACCTGCTGGTGCTGCTGTCGGACGTCGACGGACTGTACGACGGGGACCCGAGCCGGCCCGGCACGTCCCGGATCGAGGAGGTCCGCGGCCCGGAGGACCTGGCGGGCGTCGAGATCGG from Streptomyces sp. MRC013 includes the following:
- a CDS encoding bifunctional cytidylyltransferase/SDR family oxidoreductase encodes the protein MSAPSSAPREAKPRTTAVVLAGGTGQRVGLAIPKQLLKIAGKAVIEHTLTIFERADCVDDVIVLMAPGFVADVERIVAKAGLTKVTRVIEGGATRNETTERAIRALGEGLAEGEDPNVLFHDAVRPLLSQRVIEDCVAALDRYRAVDVAIPSADTIIVTRTHGEDGEFITDVPDRSRLRRGQTPQAFKLSTIRRAYEIAAGDPNFQATDDCSVVLRYLPDVPIHVVPGDEYNMKVTQPVDVFIADKLFQLASTAAPAQAGEDAYRERLAGRTLVVFGGSYGIGADIAALAERYGARVYALGRSTTGTHVENPQHVEAALARAYAETGRVDHVINTAGVLRIGKLAETDGATIQEALNVNYLAPVQIARASYKYLVETKGQLLLYTSSSYTRGRAEYSLYSSTKAAMVNLTQALADEWAADGIRVNCVNPERTATPMRTRAFGREPAGTLLSSEAVARTSLDVLLSDLTGHVVDVRQQDPTRAAGEASGFEQALAAVLDRQEDV
- the proB gene encoding glutamate 5-kinase, whose amino-acid sequence is MTTARQYVAEARRVVVKVGSSSLTTASGGLDADRVDALVDVLAKARGQDGREIVLVSSGAIAAGLAPLGLGRRPGDLARQQAAASVGQGLLVARYTASFARYGVRVGQILLTGDDTSRRAHYRNAYRTLEQLLAMGALPIVNENDTVATDEIRFGDNDRLAALVAHLVRADLLVLLSDVDGLYDGDPSRPGTSRIEEVRGPEDLAGVEIGSAGKAGVGTGGMVTKVEAARIAAAAGIPVVLTSAGRAADALAGRDTGTYFHRTGRRSAGRLLWLAHASAPRGALVLDEGAVRAVVHGKKSLLPAGIAAVEGDFGAGDPVELRDAEGRPVARGLVNFDAKEIPRLLGRSTRELAEELGAAYEREVVHRDDLVVLHPWNG